One region of Hymenobacter sediminicola genomic DNA includes:
- the uxuA gene encoding mannonate dehydratase, which produces MLHTMRWFGPQDPVSLFSLRQAGCTGVVTALHQLPVGAVWPQQEIRQRQQLIEADNSRYTPLHWVVVESLPVHEDIKKGLPSRTRYIESYQESLRNLAACGIRTVCYNFMPVLDWSRTNLSYELPDGSRALRFVWQDFAVFDLCILRRTGAEADYEPAVAEAAWAQFAAMSEAEIAELTNTVLLGLPGSEEAFELAGFQNLLNEYAAIDAAALRKNLYYFLREVGPVAEEVGINLCIHPDDPPFPLLGLPRVVSTEADLEGLLRAYDSPANGLTFCTGSLGVRPDNDLPGIVRRLGSRIHFVHLRATKREENPRNFHEADHLTGDVDMYAVVRELVCEELRRARTGQGNPSLPMRPDHGHQMLDDLEKRTYPGYSAIGRLRGLAELRGLELGIRQGLLAEEEGPPGQYRAAAHVPRFF; this is translated from the coding sequence ATGCTGCACACGATGCGCTGGTTTGGTCCTCAGGACCCGGTTTCGCTTTTTTCGCTCCGGCAGGCGGGCTGCACGGGCGTGGTTACGGCCCTGCACCAACTGCCGGTAGGCGCGGTGTGGCCGCAACAGGAAATCCGGCAGCGCCAGCAACTTATCGAAGCCGACAACAGCCGCTATACGCCGCTACATTGGGTCGTGGTAGAAAGCCTTCCCGTGCACGAGGATATCAAAAAAGGCCTGCCTTCGCGCACACGCTACATAGAGAGTTACCAGGAGTCGTTACGTAATCTGGCAGCCTGTGGCATCCGGACGGTGTGCTACAATTTTATGCCCGTGCTGGACTGGTCGCGCACCAACCTGAGCTACGAATTGCCCGACGGCTCGCGCGCCCTACGCTTTGTGTGGCAGGATTTCGCCGTCTTCGACCTGTGTATTCTGCGCCGCACCGGCGCCGAGGCCGACTATGAGCCGGCAGTGGCGGAAGCCGCTTGGGCGCAGTTTGCGGCTATGTCGGAAGCGGAAATAGCCGAACTGACCAACACCGTGCTGCTGGGGTTGCCGGGCTCGGAGGAAGCGTTTGAGCTGGCCGGCTTTCAGAATCTACTGAACGAGTACGCCGCCATTGATGCCGCCGCGCTGCGCAAAAACCTGTATTATTTCCTGCGGGAAGTGGGGCCGGTTGCCGAAGAAGTGGGTATCAACCTCTGCATTCACCCCGACGACCCGCCGTTTCCGCTGCTGGGGCTGCCCCGCGTGGTGAGCACCGAAGCCGACCTCGAAGGCCTGCTGCGCGCTTACGACTCGCCGGCCAACGGCCTCACGTTCTGCACCGGCTCCCTAGGCGTGCGCCCCGACAACGACTTGCCGGGTATTGTGCGCCGCCTTGGCTCCCGGATTCATTTTGTGCATCTGCGCGCCACCAAGCGCGAAGAAAACCCGCGCAACTTCCACGAGGCCGACCACCTCACCGGCGACGTGGACATGTACGCTGTGGTGCGCGAGCTGGTGTGCGAGGAGCTGCGCCGTGCCCGCACCGGCCAAGGCAACCCCAGCCTGCCCATGCGTCCCGACCACGGCCACCAGATGCTCGATGACCTGGAGAAGCGCACCTACCCCGGCTACTCCGCCATTGGCCGCCTGCGCGGGCTGGCCGAGCTGCGCGGGCTGGAGCTGGGCATCCGGCAGGGGCTGCTGGCCGAGGAGGAAGGGCCGCCCGGCCAGTATCGTGCCGCCGCCCACGTCCCCCGCTTCTTCTGA